Genomic window (Manduca sexta isolate Smith_Timp_Sample1 chromosome 26, JHU_Msex_v1.0, whole genome shotgun sequence):
ttttcgaccttatttatgttatttttagaaCGTTCTACATTTTGCTCGAGTGGTTATCTTtagtatttgaattttaaatttcatctaCAGAAATTCATTTACTTATTCGAAATCGGCTTGCAAACTTCCTGCGCAAAGTTcgtcatttttaatattcctagtaagaattttaataaaaaccgcaatgtatttaaatttttattaagtatttttttgtgatgttaaaaatagcaacaaataacaaaatgcAGTATAACAGGTGAGTGTTGGTCTAGTGATGGTACTCGTGGTGTGCGGGCTGGATGTGCTGCGCGTGACCCTCACGCCTTACTTCAGCATTGAATCTggaattacaatattttgtaagtttttttaaacgGACACAGTAACTTTATACCattatacctgatggtaagtagagtggagtccagatagagtgttcattgacgagagatgattatctctcaCCTGCCGCGTGGCCTCACGGCCGAACAGTAGATCTGGTATACCTGTGTATATATGGGTGGCTTTCTACCAccgaattaaaagtaataacaaattaaaagttTACCCGCTGTGTTTGTCTGTTGAGTAATGAACAGTCCTGATGGTACCGTCCGCCTCGTGCAGGCTGTACACGCCCTTCACCACGTCACCGTCGCGGGTCTCGTGCTGGTACTTCTTGTCGCCTGTGTGGGGGTCCTCTACTTTGTACTCGTACGCGTATTTGGGATGAGCCTGTTTCATAGATTTAAATGCGtttgaatataaatgttttctttcgcTTTTTGTGATTAACATTGTTATACTTTTTTAACTTACATAGTAGTCAACGTGGTGATGTTGGTGTTGATCCTGATGGTGATCGTTGTGGTGGTGATCGTTGTGGTGGTGGTGCGAAGGCGCGTGGTGCTGGTCATGCGACGCGTGCAACACTATGCTCTGTGATGAGATGGCGTGCTCGTGTCCGTGGTGCTGAGGACGAGCGCTAGCGAATGCGACGGTAGCGGCAATCACAAAAATCTAAAagttgggtatcttttaatatttttttatatgtatgtatattttaaataatatatttaacagtgCGAACCTATCAAACTCATTCCTCATAAATAAGGTTCCCATAGATAAATAGGCATGTAAATATAGTCTTCTAATGTGTACATAATAATGCAAGTTAATTAACTGAACTATGTTGAAGCAtagaatttcatatttttaaagaaaaactaCGCTATTATTGAAATCACCAGACTATCAAAAGCTTGTGTTCCAAAACCTTATAACTTTTTTCATAACTTCTAAAaactatgtataatttaaatatatgagtATTAATTGTtgggataaaattattaacgaCATTGTTTAAGTGTTGACAATTATTTGTTACAGGAAACACGAATTCACACATTTTACTGACACCTCTATTTGACGAATAgggaatattattaattaccttGTACATTTTGGTTGTAAGTTTTTTACTGGCTTGTAGAACAGACCGTGCTTGGTTCACTGTATGGAAAGTGATAATATCTTAATGTGTAATATGTCTTTATATACTCGGTCCTCAGTTTGTTTTCGCAATCCACTGTAATTTTTCACCAAACCAGATAATTTCGTACGATCAGATTTGTGTTCATTCAAGTTTAAGGACATAATTGCTTgcctttcttttattttgttgaatataTTACACGTACTtatgcgatagcctagttggttgtggaacggactgtcgagacgaatgtccgcaggttcaaatccccagggcacacacctctgcctattctaaaaacttatgtgtgtattctttataaattatcgcttgctttaacggtgaatgaaaacatcatgaggatgcatacctaagaaattctctataggaattttcgaggatgtgtgaagtctaccaatccgcactgggccagcgtggtggactaaggcctaattcctctcagtagtagaggaggcccgtacctaATACTGGGAAAGTGTATAAAACATAATGCAAAAATCGAAAACATACacataattcaagaaatatagagttcaaaaataaacaattaaatcagaaaatttgaaaactaaacataaatcaacaaaaaaacCTGTCATTATTCAACACTGGATTATGGTCAAGACGTTAATGAAATGCATAGTTTTAGCGATATCCTGTGAAATTGCTAcaaattatcatcatcatcatcagcctatatctttatCCACGGCTGGACATTGGCCTCTTCCAATACGCGCCATATTACACTGTCTTCTGCCTACCACATCCATTTCTTGCAATTGTATCTTTCAGTATAATTAAACTGttgtaagatatttatttgtaataatatgcaTCTACAAGAACTAGAGTTGCTacaaaaccataataaaaataaatctatatagtGTTATGGAGttgagtaataaaaatatttatatataaatataacttttattttctctttgtgTTAAAAtacaagaccggtgtgttttgtataagccggccctgccaggctaacaaacgtatgtaagtcaggtataaaaaaaaatgtgttacaaaatatttaagaaaaatcttTTACAATGATTTCAGTCTAGTAATAATGGTGGTATTGGGGCACGACGTGATGGGTGCTGTATTTGACGTCAGCGTGGAACCTGTGAACACAACAGTATCAATGAGTAAAATGTGCACTCGCGAGTGGTGCTGCGTGTGCGCAAGTGTATTGTGTCCAGCCAGTGAAACTCACCCGGAGTGGTCGTCGCCGTGGTAGTGCACGTCCCTGAGGGAGCCGTCGGGCTGCTGCAGCGAGTAGTAGCCGTGCACTACGTCGCCGTCGCGGGACTCGTGCTGCGACTTGTGGTCGCCGGTGTGCGGGTCATCCACCTTGTACTCGAAGTCGTACTTCGGGTACGTCTATAAAGTTAAAGTGTTAttacacaatttaattttactgatttaatttacttttttaattcctGAAAAAATAGATATGATTTTAACTAACGTAGTAGTCATGGTGTTCGTGTCCGTGTCCGTGATGGTACACGGGCTCGTGGTGACCGTCGTACTTGTGCACGTGCTGGGAGGAGAACGCGTGGTGCGCCGCTGCAGCACCCAACAGAGCAACCATGACCAACATctagagaaaattatattattaatacattatattcgTTAATTAAGGTagtaagaacaaaaatgatgggtatctaaataattaatttaaaattatagaatcTGTAAAAATTattgggaaaatatatttattttctaatttactgTACCttagtaaacattttgttttagatGTTATTGAACCGTTGACACAAAGTTTAGAAGTGAACTGATACAAACATCTAACATACATTGTCTTTTATATTGTTCAAATGTATGACAACCAAGgtgacaatttatttaaacttagtaatatttaaatcaatcaGTTCAGTCGATCAATTAACCACCATTACTATGGTCAtgcaattgaaatattttttattcgtttgatatggttattaaaaatatgtgttaccAATTACTATTGGATGGTGCTATTGCCCCAATTAAGTAGAGCAAggcacaaacataatatttcgtccttcattatttctttaaactttGTATGCTAATATGACGTATATGTAATGTTCATTATTgagtaatttatgtttatgaaaCCTGTGTTATAAAGTACAATAGAGCTGTCAGAAacggttaaaaaaaatctgatttattaGGCGCcgattgttattatttataagaaaattctTGTTACTTTCTACACAGAGCTGATGAGCTagtttgtattatgtttatgagCTTTAAATGCTAATTGATGGAAATGCTGAAATGctttgctttataatttacatGCAGCTAATATGTTTTGTGAAccgaactgatggccgatggggcacgAAGGTTTTGGAATGGAGGGCACTAACTGGCAAGCGCTGCGTCGGACGATCATTCAAGAtatggacagatgacctaattaAAGTCAGGCGGTGACGGGACGGGCCGCTACCAATAGGTCGATCCagaaatctatttattttcaataaccaTCGATAATGATCGTTACCTtacaattttaagtattttaaatctcTTAGTACAAGGTTACCCGAAAGTTTGTTGGAATTTTTCTACAAAAagtgaatttttaattattctaccTTTTAAATTATAGGTCGCTGTTTTTGTCGTAGAGTATACCATAGTTTCttattatatgcaaatattcatataatgtttgttattgtttatcagcaacgaatgaaaatttatattgttgtttgttatttccATTGATCGTTAGTGTTAAACTAAAATTCAAACTTTTTGTTACGTTTTTTGGACTTACTGTGCGTATTCATATTACctgtacttttaattataattttgtattcggATCCCAAACATTCTCAAAATTCCAAAAGTTATGAGACATTCCTGAGTAATGAGATATAGtgaatgtttttaaacaaattttacataGCTAGAATATAAAAAGCATTAAGTATGCATGCATCGCCGTGAAAACACAAAAACCTAAAGTTGTTGCACTGTCAGCGGAACATCTGAACCATTGCATCGATCGAAGAGCAAATGAAACCGCCATCGCAACCGTGGCGTAATCTTAGTCTAGCATCGATCAATTATCGACATAGTTTACTTAGTTATAATTTCTcatgttgtattttaaatttttattgcgaCCGCCGGCTGAATACTTTGTAATNNNNNNNNNNNNNNNNNNNNNNNNNNNNNNNNNNNNNNNNNNNNNNNNNNNNNNNNNNNNNNNNNNNNNNNNNNNNNNNNNNNNNNNNNNNNNNNNNNNNNNNNNNNNNNNNNNNNNNNNNNNNNNNNNNNNNNNNNNNNNNNNNNNNNNNNNNNNNNNNNNNNNNNNNNNNNNNNNNNNNNNNNNNNNNNNNNNNNNNNNNNNNNNNNNNNNNNNNNNNNNNNNNNNNNNNNNNNNNNNNNNNNNNNNNNNNNNNNNNNNNNNNNNNNNNNNNNNNNNNNNNNNNNNNNNNNNNNNNNNNNNNNNNNNNNNNNNNNNNNNNNNNNNNNNNNNNNNNNNNNNNNNNNNNNNNNNNNNNNNNNNNNNNNNNNNNNNNNNNNNNNNNNNNNNNNNNNNNNNNNNNNNNNNNNNNNNNNNNNNNNNNNNNNNNNNNNNNNNNNNNNNNNNNNNNNNNNNNNNNNNNNNNNNNNNNNNNNNNNNNNNNNNNNNNNNNNNNNNNNTACCACGTcgggttttagttggtatgccgc
Coding sequences:
- the LOC119190715 gene encoding cuticle protein 19-like; this translates as MYKIFVIAATVAFASARPQHHGHEHAISSQSIVLHASHDQHHAPSHHHHNDHHHNDHHQDQHQHHHVDYYAHPKYAYEYKVEDPHTGDKKYQHETRDGDVVKGVYSLHEADGTIRTVHYSTDKHSGFNAEVRREGHAQHIQPAHHEYHH